From a single Mycolicibacterium mengxianglii genomic region:
- the ettA gene encoding energy-dependent translational throttle protein EttA has product MAEFIYTMKKVRKAHGDKVILDDVTLNFLPGAKIGVVGPNGAGKSSVLKIMAGLDKPNNGDAFLATGASVGILMQEPHLNEEKTVRENVEEGVPIKAKLNRYNEVAELMATDYTDALMDEMGQLQEELDAADAWDIDSQLEQAMDALRCPPPDEPVTHLSGGEKRRVALCKLLLSKPDLLLLDEPTNHLDAESVLWLEQHLAAYPGAILAVTHDRYFLDNVAEWILELDRGRAYPYEGNYSTYLEKKAERLAVQGKKDQKLQKRLKDELAWVRSGAKARQAKNKARLGRYEEMAAEAEKTRKLDFEEIQIPTGPRLGNLVVEVEHLDKGFDGRQLIKDLSFTLPRNGIVGVIGPNGVGKTTLFKTIVGLEQPDSGIVKVGDTVKLSYVDQTRSRIDPKKNVWEVVSDGLDYIEVGQNEVPSRAYVSAFGFKGPDQQKPAGVLSGGERNRLNLALTLKEGGNLILLDEPTNDLDVETLSSLENALENFPGCAVVISHDRWFLDRTCTHILAWEGDADNEAKWFWFEGNFGGYEENKIERLGADAARPHRVTHRRLTRD; this is encoded by the coding sequence ATGGCTGAGTTCATCTACACGATGAAGAAGGTTCGCAAGGCGCACGGCGACAAGGTCATCCTTGACGACGTCACGCTGAACTTTCTCCCCGGAGCCAAGATCGGCGTCGTCGGCCCCAACGGCGCGGGTAAGTCGAGCGTCCTGAAGATCATGGCGGGCCTCGACAAGCCCAACAACGGCGACGCGTTCCTGGCCACCGGTGCCTCGGTGGGCATCCTGATGCAGGAGCCCCACCTCAACGAAGAGAAGACGGTCCGCGAGAACGTCGAAGAGGGCGTGCCCATCAAGGCCAAGCTCAACCGGTACAACGAAGTGGCCGAGCTGATGGCCACCGACTACACCGACGCGCTGATGGACGAGATGGGCCAGCTGCAGGAGGAGCTCGACGCCGCCGACGCCTGGGACATCGACTCCCAGCTCGAGCAGGCCATGGACGCACTGCGCTGCCCGCCGCCCGATGAGCCGGTCACCCACCTCTCCGGCGGTGAGAAGCGCCGTGTCGCATTGTGCAAGCTGCTGCTGTCCAAGCCGGACCTGCTGCTGCTCGACGAGCCGACCAACCACCTCGACGCCGAGAGTGTGCTCTGGCTCGAACAGCACCTGGCTGCCTACCCGGGCGCCATCCTGGCGGTCACCCACGACCGGTACTTCCTGGACAACGTGGCCGAATGGATCCTCGAACTCGACCGCGGCCGTGCCTACCCGTACGAAGGCAACTACTCGACCTATCTGGAGAAGAAGGCCGAGCGACTGGCGGTACAGGGCAAGAAGGACCAGAAGCTGCAGAAGCGGCTCAAGGACGAGCTGGCATGGGTGCGCTCCGGCGCCAAGGCCCGCCAGGCCAAGAACAAGGCGCGCCTCGGCCGCTACGAGGAGATGGCCGCGGAGGCGGAGAAGACCCGCAAGCTCGATTTCGAGGAGATCCAGATCCCGACCGGTCCACGGCTGGGCAACCTGGTGGTCGAGGTCGAACATCTCGACAAGGGCTTCGACGGCCGCCAGCTCATCAAGGATCTGTCCTTCACGCTGCCCCGCAACGGCATCGTCGGTGTCATCGGCCCCAACGGTGTCGGAAAGACCACGCTGTTCAAGACCATCGTCGGACTGGAGCAGCCCGACAGCGGCATCGTCAAGGTCGGCGACACCGTCAAACTGAGTTACGTAGACCAGACTCGCTCCCGTATCGACCCGAAGAAGAACGTCTGGGAGGTCGTCTCCGACGGCCTGGACTATATCGAGGTCGGCCAGAACGAAGTGCCGTCGCGGGCGTATGTGTCGGCGTTCGGCTTCAAGGGACCCGACCAGCAGAAGCCGGCCGGCGTGCTCTCCGGCGGTGAGCGCAACCGGTTGAACCTCGCGCTCACGCTCAAAGAGGGCGGCAACCTGATCCTGCTCGACGAGCCCACCAACGACCTCGACGTCGAAACTCTGAGTTCGCTGGAGAACGCGCTGGAGAACTTCCCCGGCTGCGCCGTGGTCATCTCCCACGATCGCTGGTTCCTGGACCGCACCTGCACGCACATCCTGGCGTGGGAGGGCGACGCCGACAACGAGGCCAAGTGGTTCTGGTTCGAGGGCAACTTCGGTGGCTACGAGGAGAACAAGATCGAACGTCTGGGTGCCGATGCAGCGCGTCCGCACCGGGTCACACACCGACGTCTCACTCGCGACTAA
- a CDS encoding acyl-CoA thioesterase has translation MNTPYVAPVTVRWSDIDMYQHINHATMVTILEEARVPFLSEAFGPTITTTGLLIAEVKVSYKGQLRLIDSPLQVSIWVNRLRAVDFTLGYEVRSVNAAPDSKPAVIAETQLAAFDIDEQRLVRLSPVHREYLQRWLR, from the coding sequence GTGAACACTCCGTACGTCGCCCCGGTCACGGTGCGCTGGTCCGACATCGACATGTACCAGCACATCAACCACGCCACCATGGTGACGATTCTCGAAGAGGCCCGGGTGCCGTTCCTGTCGGAGGCATTCGGCCCCACCATCACCACCACCGGACTGTTGATTGCCGAGGTGAAGGTGTCCTACAAGGGCCAGCTGCGGCTGATCGACTCGCCGCTACAGGTCAGCATCTGGGTGAATCGTTTGCGCGCAGTCGATTTCACCCTCGGCTACGAAGTTCGCTCGGTCAACGCAGCGCCCGACTCCAAGCCCGCGGTGATCGCTGAGACGCAACTGGCGGCCTTCGACATCGACGAGCAGCGGCTGGTCAGGTTGTCCCCGGTGCACCGGGAGTACCTCCAGCGGTGGTTGCGCTGA
- a CDS encoding zinc-binding dehydrogenase, translating into MADTMRAAVWTGKETGPTLQIEHIPVPQPKQGEVLVKVSACGVCHTDLHVMKGEVAFPSPAVLGHEISGSVVALGPDTTPVRGVDVGAKVVGAFIMPCGQCRQCQRGRDDMCLPFFAQNRLKGTLYDGTTRLHRADGTPLAMYSMAGLAEYSVVPINALAPLHDGIPEAAAAILGCAAFTAYGAVHQTAALQPGETVAVVAIGGVGSSIVQLARAAGAGTIIAVDISDEKLDAAKKLGADHGVNSSTTDSVAAVRELTGGAGVDVAFEVLGRQQTFEQAVKMLTDGGRMVAVGIAAGAATASIEITPLVRRGLRVMGSFGGRTRQDLPAVIDLAASGVFSVEDTVTRTYSLDAAGEAFDALARGEIQGRAVITMAP; encoded by the coding sequence ATGGCCGACACCATGCGCGCCGCGGTCTGGACCGGCAAGGAAACCGGCCCAACCTTGCAGATCGAACACATCCCCGTGCCGCAGCCGAAGCAGGGCGAAGTGCTCGTCAAGGTCAGCGCCTGCGGTGTCTGCCATACCGACCTGCACGTGATGAAAGGCGAGGTGGCCTTCCCGTCGCCGGCAGTCCTCGGCCACGAGATTTCCGGCTCCGTCGTCGCGCTCGGGCCCGACACCACGCCGGTTCGTGGCGTCGACGTCGGCGCCAAGGTGGTGGGGGCGTTCATCATGCCGTGCGGTCAATGTCGGCAGTGCCAGCGGGGACGCGACGACATGTGCCTACCGTTCTTCGCGCAGAACCGCCTCAAAGGCACTCTCTACGACGGCACCACGCGGCTGCACCGAGCCGACGGCACCCCGCTGGCCATGTACTCGATGGCCGGGCTGGCCGAATACTCGGTGGTGCCGATCAACGCCCTGGCTCCACTGCACGATGGCATCCCCGAAGCCGCGGCCGCGATCCTGGGGTGTGCGGCGTTCACCGCCTACGGCGCCGTCCATCAGACCGCCGCGCTGCAGCCCGGTGAGACCGTGGCTGTCGTGGCGATCGGGGGAGTGGGGTCCAGCATCGTCCAGCTCGCCCGCGCAGCCGGTGCAGGAACCATCATCGCTGTCGACATCAGTGACGAAAAATTGGACGCGGCAAAGAAACTCGGAGCTGACCATGGTGTCAACTCGTCGACCACCGACTCCGTAGCAGCTGTTCGCGAACTCACCGGCGGCGCCGGCGTCGATGTGGCGTTCGAAGTGCTCGGCCGTCAGCAGACCTTCGAGCAGGCCGTCAAGATGCTCACCGACGGCGGTCGGATGGTGGCGGTGGGTATCGCGGCGGGGGCGGCAACGGCCAGCATCGAGATCACCCCGCTGGTGCGGCGCGGCCTCCGGGTGATGGGCTCCTTCGGCGGGCGCACCCGCCAGGATCTGCCTGCGGTAATCGACCTCGCCGCTTCCGGCGTATTCTCGGTCGAGGACACCGTCACACGGACCTACTCTCTCGACGCCGCCGGCGAGGCATTCGATGCGCTGGCACGCGGTGAGATCCAGGGCCGCGCGGTGATCACAATGGCCCCCTGA
- a CDS encoding enoyl-CoA hydratase/isomerase family protein, producing the protein MTTAISHDGRISSEISDGVLTVKLPVSVDGLLSLATCDELCMLLQSPPASAHVLILESDGDAFCLGRERTAASVDELPGEVDRLVAVNHALRNTRLVSVAKVHGGAAGFGVGLAALSDFAIATSSAKFSFPEVEIGLAPVLVLAWLPQVVGRREAMRLTATGATISASRAVELGLLTEAVPDDQLDSQVTSLVADLRRRSPRVHAEIREFLRIADQATEVNATELARTRLVLGSLRRGRD; encoded by the coding sequence ATGACAACAGCAATTTCACATGACGGCCGGATTTCGTCGGAAATAAGCGATGGGGTTCTCACGGTAAAGCTGCCGGTTTCGGTAGACGGGCTGCTCTCGTTGGCGACGTGCGACGAACTCTGCATGTTGCTGCAGTCCCCTCCCGCCTCAGCGCATGTGCTGATCCTGGAATCAGACGGTGACGCCTTCTGCCTGGGACGGGAACGGACAGCGGCCAGTGTCGACGAACTGCCAGGCGAAGTCGACAGACTGGTCGCGGTCAACCATGCGCTGCGGAACACCCGGCTGGTGTCTGTCGCCAAAGTCCACGGAGGCGCAGCCGGATTCGGCGTCGGACTTGCGGCGCTCAGCGACTTCGCCATTGCCACGTCGTCGGCGAAGTTCTCCTTCCCGGAGGTTGAGATCGGTCTGGCCCCGGTACTGGTTCTGGCGTGGCTGCCCCAGGTCGTCGGTCGCCGTGAAGCCATGCGGTTGACCGCTACCGGTGCCACAATCTCGGCATCTCGGGCCGTGGAGCTGGGACTGCTCACCGAAGCCGTGCCCGACGACCAACTCGACTCCCAGGTGACGTCGTTGGTGGCTGACCTACGGCGGCGCAGTCCCCGCGTGCACGCAGAGATCCGAGAGTTTCTGCGCATCGCAGACCAAGCAACAGAGGTCAATGCGACCGAACTCGCCCGCACGCGACTCGTGCTCGGTTCCCTCCGGCGCGGGCGCGACTAG
- a CDS encoding NAD-glutamate dehydrogenase, which produces MTVNPGATGFDNPVEWAKLPSDRIEALRRAYLVTYRGPHGDAPDVGAQTAETGSFTRPASANSVPTELLAAHFALGRRRAPGEVRVAVSDSTEGFGPALQVITDSDGMQMDSATVLLHRLGVAYLAVMSPVLQVQRNDSGEIVAINPAVGDHDDDSAPTETWIHIQLASSANRAAVEEAARSLPRVLADARQVALDDMPMGSALLTLATLVDADEQNRFPGPDRHDVAALLRWLADGNFVLLGYQRCPVRDGQATVDAASRLGVLRLREDVLPQLTQTDDLLVLAQATMPSYLRYGAYPYIVVVREGPGDQAVEHRFVGLFTIAAMSANVLDIPLIAKRVHAALALAEDDPGHPGQLLLDVIQTVPRSELFALSAEELRDMAMAVIDLGSRRRTLLFVRGDQLGHFVSCLVYLPRDRYTTAVRLEMQDILVREFGGTSIDYAARVSESPWALVHFTVKMAADTDPQTIDVSESNETRIQDLLTEAARTWGDRLQGAVAVGSIDQTRADYYSAAFPEVYKQAVTPLEAIDDIAIIEALQNNSVKLVFEDANDRGNARLKWYLGGRSASLSELLPMLQSMGVIVLDERPFTVTRPDGLSVWLYHFRISPHPTIAPAAPEDIDDVARRFADAVTAIWQGRVEIDRFNELVLRAGLTWQQVAIVRAYAKYLRQAGFPYSQSHIETVVNRNAHTARAMVELFEAVFDPDLPEADRSQRAQIAAAAVAADIDALVSLDTDRVLRAFASMIQATLRTNYFVTREGSARSNGVLALKLNPGLIDELPLPRPKFEIFVYSPRVEGVHLRFGSVARGGLRWSDRREDFRTEVLGLVKAQAVKNAVIVPVGAKGGFVVKNPPMSTGDPGVDREATRTEGVACYRLFISGLLDVTDNVERTTGEVTAPARVVRRDGDDAYLVVAADKGTATFSDIANDVAKSYGFWLGDAFASGGSVGYDHKAMGITAKGAWESVKRHFREMGVDTQTEDFTVVGIGDMSGDVFGNGMLLSEHIRLVAAFNHMHIFLDPDPDAASSFAERRRLFELPRSTWDDYDKSLISRGGGVYSREQKSIPISPEVRSALGLGEVTELTPPALVRAILQAPVDLLWNGGIGTYIKAEVQSDADVGDRANDPVRVNANQVRAKVIGEGGNLGVTSLGRIEFDLIGGRINTDALDNSAGVDCSDHEVNIKILVDSLVTLGKLEADQRTALLESMTDEVGELVLADNAEQNDLLGTSRANAASMLNVHARQIKELEEVRGLSRELEALPSTKEIRRRTETGMGLTSPELATLMAHVKLALKDEVLASDLPDQDVFAARLPAYFPAPLRENFTAEIRGHQLRREIVTTMLVNDLVDTAGISFAYRITEDVGVAPVDAVRTYIAADGIFGVGEVWRRIRAASVENDVPVHVSDRMTLDLRRLIDRAGRWLLNNRPQPLAVGAEMNRFANKVAALTPRMPEWLRGDDRGIVTKEAAEFASHGVPEDLAYMVSSGLYQYSLLDIIDVADIVDRDEVEVADTYFALMDHLGTDGLLTAVSGLPRDDRWHSLARLAIRDDIYSSIRTLTFDVLAVGEPEESGEEKIDEWQHTNGSRLERARRTLTEIYADGERDLATLSVAARQIRNMTRSQRAGSHG; this is translated from the coding sequence ATGACGGTGAACCCGGGTGCCACCGGTTTCGACAATCCGGTGGAGTGGGCGAAGCTCCCGTCGGACCGGATCGAGGCCCTCAGACGGGCGTATCTGGTGACCTATCGCGGGCCACACGGAGACGCACCGGACGTCGGCGCCCAAACTGCCGAGACCGGCTCGTTCACCCGGCCCGCCTCGGCGAACTCGGTTCCCACCGAGTTGCTGGCCGCGCACTTCGCACTCGGACGCCGACGCGCCCCCGGCGAAGTGCGTGTCGCCGTCTCCGACAGCACTGAAGGATTCGGCCCGGCGCTGCAGGTCATCACCGACTCCGACGGTATGCAGATGGATTCGGCGACGGTCTTGTTGCACCGACTCGGGGTGGCCTACCTCGCGGTCATGAGCCCGGTGCTGCAGGTGCAGCGCAACGACTCGGGTGAGATCGTCGCCATCAACCCCGCAGTCGGCGATCACGACGACGACAGCGCGCCCACCGAAACCTGGATTCACATCCAGCTCGCCTCCTCGGCCAACCGAGCCGCCGTCGAGGAGGCGGCGCGATCCCTGCCCAGGGTGCTCGCCGACGCCCGGCAGGTCGCCCTGGACGACATGCCCATGGGGTCGGCGCTGCTGACTCTGGCCACGCTGGTAGATGCCGACGAGCAGAACCGATTCCCCGGGCCCGACCGCCACGATGTCGCCGCTCTGTTGCGCTGGCTCGCCGACGGGAACTTCGTGCTGCTGGGTTATCAGCGTTGCCCGGTACGGGATGGGCAGGCCACGGTTGACGCCGCGAGCCGCCTCGGGGTACTACGACTTCGCGAGGATGTGCTGCCGCAGCTCACCCAGACCGATGACCTGCTGGTGCTCGCCCAGGCGACCATGCCGAGTTACCTGCGCTACGGCGCCTACCCGTACATCGTCGTCGTCCGGGAGGGCCCCGGGGACCAAGCCGTGGAACACCGCTTCGTCGGGCTGTTCACCATCGCCGCCATGAGCGCCAACGTGCTGGACATCCCGTTGATCGCCAAGCGGGTACATGCCGCGCTGGCACTGGCCGAAGATGACCCGGGCCATCCCGGACAGCTGCTGCTCGACGTCATCCAAACCGTGCCCCGCTCCGAGCTGTTCGCGTTGTCGGCCGAAGAACTGCGTGACATGGCGATGGCGGTCATCGACCTCGGCTCGCGGCGGCGCACCCTGCTTTTCGTCCGCGGCGACCAGCTCGGCCACTTCGTGTCCTGCCTGGTCTACCTGCCCCGCGATCGCTACACCACTGCGGTGCGCTTGGAGATGCAGGACATCCTGGTCCGTGAGTTCGGCGGAACCAGCATCGATTACGCCGCTCGTGTCAGCGAATCACCCTGGGCCCTCGTTCATTTCACCGTCAAGATGGCGGCCGACACCGACCCGCAGACCATCGATGTCTCGGAGTCCAACGAGACCCGCATCCAGGACCTGCTGACCGAGGCGGCCCGCACGTGGGGTGATCGACTGCAGGGCGCAGTGGCTGTCGGCTCCATCGACCAGACGCGCGCCGACTACTACTCCGCCGCGTTCCCCGAGGTGTACAAACAGGCGGTCACCCCGCTGGAAGCGATCGACGATATCGCCATCATCGAAGCGCTGCAGAACAATTCGGTCAAGCTGGTGTTCGAGGACGCCAACGACCGGGGCAATGCGCGGCTGAAGTGGTATCTCGGCGGCCGCTCGGCGTCGTTGAGCGAACTTTTGCCGATGCTGCAGAGCATGGGTGTGATCGTGCTCGACGAGCGCCCGTTCACCGTCACCCGGCCCGACGGGTTATCGGTGTGGCTGTACCACTTCCGGATCTCGCCGCATCCCACCATCGCCCCGGCAGCCCCGGAGGACATCGACGATGTGGCAAGGCGATTCGCCGATGCGGTCACCGCGATCTGGCAGGGTCGCGTCGAGATCGACCGCTTCAACGAACTGGTGTTGCGGGCCGGACTGACCTGGCAGCAGGTCGCGATCGTGCGGGCATACGCGAAATACCTGCGCCAGGCCGGCTTTCCGTATAGCCAGTCGCACATCGAGACGGTGGTCAACCGCAACGCCCACACCGCGCGTGCCATGGTGGAGTTGTTCGAGGCGGTCTTCGATCCTGACCTTCCAGAAGCCGACCGGTCGCAGCGGGCGCAGATCGCCGCGGCCGCCGTCGCGGCCGACATCGACGCTCTGGTCAGTCTCGACACCGACCGGGTGCTGCGGGCCTTCGCTTCGATGATCCAGGCCACGCTGCGCACCAATTACTTCGTCACCCGCGAGGGTTCGGCCAGAAGCAACGGCGTGCTGGCGCTCAAACTCAACCCCGGCCTGATCGACGAGCTACCCTTGCCGCGGCCGAAGTTCGAGATCTTCGTCTACTCGCCGCGGGTAGAGGGTGTGCATCTGCGGTTCGGTTCGGTGGCCCGCGGCGGGTTGCGCTGGTCAGACCGCCGTGAGGACTTCCGCACCGAGGTGCTGGGCCTGGTCAAAGCCCAGGCGGTCAAGAACGCCGTCATCGTGCCCGTGGGCGCCAAAGGTGGCTTCGTGGTGAAGAACCCGCCGATGTCGACCGGAGACCCCGGTGTCGATCGCGAAGCGACCCGCACCGAAGGTGTGGCGTGCTACCGCCTTTTCATCTCGGGCCTGCTCGATGTCACCGACAACGTCGAGCGGACCACCGGCGAGGTCACCGCCCCAGCGCGGGTGGTGCGCCGCGACGGCGACGACGCCTACCTGGTGGTCGCCGCCGACAAGGGCACCGCCACGTTCTCCGACATCGCCAACGACGTCGCGAAGTCCTACGGGTTCTGGCTCGGTGACGCGTTCGCCTCCGGCGGCTCGGTCGGCTACGACCACAAGGCCATGGGCATCACCGCCAAGGGCGCCTGGGAAAGCGTCAAACGGCACTTCCGGGAGATGGGCGTCGACACCCAGACCGAGGACTTCACCGTCGTCGGAATCGGCGACATGAGCGGTGACGTGTTCGGCAACGGGATGTTGCTGTCCGAGCACATCCGATTGGTGGCCGCTTTCAACCACATGCACATCTTCCTCGACCCTGACCCCGACGCTGCGAGCAGTTTCGCCGAACGGCGTCGGCTGTTCGAGCTGCCCCGGTCTACCTGGGACGACTACGACAAGTCGCTGATCTCGCGCGGAGGCGGCGTCTACAGCCGGGAACAGAAGTCGATTCCCATCAGCCCCGAGGTCCGGTCGGCGCTGGGTCTGGGCGAGGTCACCGAATTGACGCCGCCTGCACTGGTCAGGGCGATTCTGCAGGCGCCGGTAGACCTGCTGTGGAACGGCGGGATCGGCACGTACATCAAGGCGGAGGTCCAGTCCGATGCCGATGTGGGTGACCGCGCAAACGACCCCGTGCGGGTGAACGCAAACCAGGTGCGCGCCAAGGTGATCGGTGAAGGTGGCAACCTCGGTGTCACCTCGCTGGGCCGAATCGAGTTCGACCTGATCGGTGGCCGGATCAACACCGACGCGCTGGACAACTCGGCCGGTGTCGACTGCTCGGACCACGAGGTCAACATCAAGATCTTGGTGGACTCGCTGGTGACCCTCGGCAAGCTCGAGGCCGATCAGCGCACCGCCCTGTTGGAGTCGATGACCGATGAGGTGGGCGAGCTGGTGCTGGCCGACAACGCCGAGCAGAACGACCTGCTGGGCACCAGCCGGGCCAACGCCGCCAGCATGCTCAACGTGCATGCCCGCCAGATCAAAGAGCTCGAAGAGGTGCGCGGCCTCAGCCGCGAGCTGGAAGCATTGCCTTCCACCAAGGAGATCCGGCGGCGCACCGAGACGGGGATGGGGCTGACGTCGCCGGAGCTGGCGACCCTGATGGCGCATGTGAAGTTGGCGCTCAAGGACGAAGTGCTGGCCAGCGACCTACCCGACCAGGATGTGTTCGCTGCCCGGCTGCCCGCGTATTTCCCTGCGCCACTGCGGGAGAACTTCACCGCCGAGATCCGCGGCCACCAGCTGCGCCGCGAGATCGTGACGACGATGCTGGTCAACGACCTCGTCGACACCGCCGGGATCAGCTTCGCCTACCGGATCACCGAGGACGTCGGCGTCGCTCCGGTGGATGCGGTACGCACCTACATCGCCGCCGACGGGATCTTCGGCGTCGGCGAGGTATGGCGCCGGATCCGCGCCGCCAGTGTGGAAAACGATGTGCCGGTGCATGTCTCGGACCGGATGACGCTGGACCTGCGTCGACTCATCGACCGCGCCGGCCGCTGGTTGCTCAACAACCGGCCGCAACCGCTGGCGGTCGGCGCCGAGATGAACCGGTTCGCCAACAAAGTCGCCGCGCTGACCCCTCGGATGCCGGAGTGGCTGCGCGGTGACGACAGGGGCATCGTCACCAAGGAGGCCGCCGAATTCGCTTCCCATGGTGTGCCAGAAGACCTGGCGTACATGGTCTCCAGCGGGCTCTACCAGTACAGCCTGCTCGACATCATCGACGTCGCCGACATCGTCGACCGTGACGAGGTGGAAGTGGCCGACACCTATTTCGCGCTGATGGACCACCTCGGCACCGACGGCCTGCTCACCGCCGTCTCCGGTCTGCCCCGTGATGACCGGTGGCATTCATTGGCACGCTTGGCAATTCGTGACGATATCTACAGTTCTATTCGGACACTGACCTTCGATGTGCTGGCCGTCGGTGAACCCGAGGAAAGCGGTGAAGAGAAAATCGACGAGTGGCAACACACCAACGGGTCCCGACTGGAACGCGCGCGCCGCACGCTCACCGAGATCTATGCCGACGGCGAGCGCGACCTGGCCACCCTGTCGGTGGCCGCACGCCAGATCCGCAACATGACCCGGTCGCAGAGAGCGGGGTCCCACGGGTGA
- a CDS encoding aldehyde dehydrogenase, with amino-acid sequence MTTDQTTVEKLIINGQGVEGHGEILDVINPATGESFARCHCGDAADIDAAVEGAHAAFESGVWRDAPIHERAKTLNRFADLLEANMEELYRLETLNNGRPITETKAQITRLPEWYRYNAALLLADRTSVVPMSGPYHSYTTRMPLGVVGILSSFNHPLMIASKSLAPALATGNSVVLKPSEQTPLTALVIGKLALEAGIPPGVLNVVPGLGPDAGARLVEHPLVKKAVFTGGTEPGRSIAVATARRFAKATLELGGKSPVVIFDDVPVDVSARGAAFGGFIGAGQTCIAGTRLIVQSTIYDEFVAQLAAQAEAIQIGDPARAETQLGPVISERARRRILDYVALGVQEGATVATGGEAAQVAGLNGFFVKPTVLSQVNNQMRVAREEIFGPVLVVIPFTDEDEAVQIANDSDFGLGSSIWTRDVARAHRVASRFEQGIVWVNDHHRLDPCSPWGGVRESGQGREGGWESFHDFTQVRSVTIRTSPNDVDWYAGVGQERLN; translated from the coding sequence ATGACCACCGACCAGACCACCGTCGAAAAGCTCATCATCAACGGCCAGGGTGTCGAAGGACATGGCGAGATCCTCGATGTCATCAATCCGGCCACGGGTGAATCTTTCGCCCGCTGTCATTGTGGCGACGCCGCCGACATCGACGCAGCCGTCGAGGGTGCACACGCGGCGTTCGAGTCGGGGGTATGGCGCGACGCGCCGATTCACGAGCGCGCCAAGACGTTGAACCGGTTCGCCGACCTTCTCGAGGCGAACATGGAGGAGCTCTACCGGCTCGAGACGCTGAACAACGGCCGCCCGATCACCGAGACCAAGGCGCAGATCACGCGACTCCCGGAGTGGTACCGGTACAACGCGGCGCTGCTGCTGGCGGACCGGACCTCAGTGGTGCCGATGTCCGGTCCGTACCACTCGTACACGACGAGAATGCCGCTCGGTGTGGTCGGAATTCTGTCGTCCTTCAACCACCCGCTGATGATCGCGTCGAAGAGCCTGGCTCCGGCCTTGGCGACAGGTAACAGCGTTGTCCTCAAGCCGTCCGAACAAACTCCGCTCACGGCGCTGGTAATCGGAAAGCTGGCCCTGGAGGCCGGTATTCCGCCGGGAGTGCTCAACGTGGTGCCCGGACTCGGGCCGGATGCCGGTGCCAGGTTGGTCGAGCATCCACTGGTCAAGAAGGCGGTGTTCACCGGCGGTACCGAGCCTGGCCGGTCTATCGCCGTCGCCACCGCCCGCAGATTCGCCAAAGCCACCCTCGAACTCGGCGGCAAGTCGCCAGTGGTCATCTTCGACGACGTACCTGTCGATGTCTCCGCCCGCGGAGCCGCTTTCGGTGGATTCATCGGCGCGGGCCAGACGTGTATTGCCGGGACCCGGTTGATCGTTCAGTCCACCATCTACGACGAATTCGTGGCCCAGTTGGCGGCACAAGCCGAAGCCATCCAGATCGGCGACCCCGCCCGTGCCGAAACCCAACTCGGACCGGTGATCTCAGAGCGCGCCCGACGGCGGATCCTCGATTACGTGGCACTCGGAGTCCAGGAGGGGGCCACCGTCGCGACAGGAGGCGAAGCGGCCCAAGTGGCCGGCCTGAACGGTTTCTTCGTGAAACCAACGGTCCTCAGCCAGGTCAACAACCAGATGCGAGTGGCCCGCGAGGAAATCTTCGGTCCGGTCCTTGTCGTGATTCCGTTCACCGATGAGGACGAAGCGGTGCAGATCGCCAACGACTCTGACTTCGGCCTGGGTTCCTCGATCTGGACCCGCGACGTAGCACGCGCTCATCGCGTCGCCTCGCGCTTCGAGCAAGGCATCGTCTGGGTCAATGATCACCACCGGCTGGATCCGTGCTCACCCTGGGGCGGTGTTCGTGAGAGCGGTCAGGGACGCGAAGGCGGTTGGGAGTCCTTCCACGACTTCACCCAGGTACGCAGCGTGACCATCAGGACGAGCCCCAACGATGTCGACTGGTACGCCGGCGTCGGCCAGGAAAGGTTGAACTGA